ATGATCGCCGGCTCCATCATCATGGGCCGGGCGCTGGCGCCGATCGAGCAGGGCATCGGCGCCTGGCGCGGTTTCGTGGGCGCCCGGCAGGCCTGGCGGCGCGTCAACGCGCTGCTGGAGAACTTCGGCGACGAAGACCAGGGCCCCGGAACGGAACTGCCGCGTCCTGCGGGCAAGGTCGAGGCCGAGAATGTCACGGTCGTACCCCCCGGGGCCGAGGTGCCGGTCGTGAACGGCGTCAGTTTTACGCTTGAGCCCGGCAGCATTACCGGGCTGATCGGCCCCAGCGGCAGCGGCAAGTCGTCGCTGGCCAGCGTAATGATGGGCGTGTGGCAGCCGGTGGAAGGCGCGGTGCGGCTCGACGGCGCGGAAATCGACGGCTGGCCGGACCGCCTGCGCCTCAAGCACTTCGGCTACCTCCCGCAGACCGTGGAACTCTTCGACGGCACCGTGGCCGAGAACATATCGCGCCTGGAGGAGCCGGACGACGAAGGCGTGATCGGCGCCGCCCAGCGCGCCGGTTGCCACGAGGTGATCATGCGCCTGGCGAAGAACTACACGACGCCGATCGGCGCCGGCGGCCGCGGACTCTCCGCCGGCCAGCGCCAGCGCGTCGCCCTGGCCCGGGCGCTGTACGGCGATCCGGCTTACGTGGTGCTGGACGAGCCGGACTCCAACCTCGACAGCGAGGGGCAGGAAGTGCTGGGCAAGGTGCTGGAGGCCCTGAAGGAACGGAGCATTACCACCGTGCTGATCACGCACAACGTGCGCCTGCTGAGGCGCGTGGACCAGATCGGCGTAATGCAGGAGGGCAAGATCGTGAACTTCGGCCCGCGTGACGAAGTGCTGGGGCAGTTCGGCGCAGCCAGGCCGCAGGCCGCCCGTCCGGCGCAGGCGCCCGCGGCCCCAGCGGCACCGGCGCGGCCCATACAGGTGAAATACACGCAATGAATATTCAAGTGCAGTCGGCGCCCGACAACTGGCGGACCAAATTGCTGGCGTTCCTGACGCGCATCCTGGAGACGCCGCCGAAGATCGAGGACAACGAGTCGATCGATCCGCTCAAGGACCGCGCGATGTGGATAGGCGGGACCGTCGTGAGCGTGGCCCTGGGCTCGTTCATCCTCTGGGGTTCGCTGGCCCCGCTGGCGCAGGGCGTGGTCGCGATGGGCCTGGTGGAGGTGGACGGCGAGAACAAGACCGTCCAGCACCTGGAAGGGGGCATCGTCAAGATCCTGCACGTGCGCGAAGGCGACAACGTGGCCGCCGGCGACCCGCTGCTGGAACTCGACGACACCAAGCCGCGGGCCGAGCAGGAACTGCTGGAAGCCCGCTACTACAGCGCTCTGGCCCAGATCGACCGGCTCAACGCCGAACTGTACGGCCGTGAGGAAGTGGTTTTCTCCTCGGAGTTCGAGAGACTTGTGGGCGATCCGCGGATCGAGGAAATCAAGCAGGCGCAGGTGGACCTGTTCAAGGAGCGGCGCGGCCAGCACGCCGGCGAAATCGAAATCCTCAAGGGCCGGGTGGAGCAGCTCGGCGAACAGGTCAACGGGCTGACGGCGCGGCGCGACGCCGCCCGCCAGGAGCAGGAGTTGCTGGAGAAGGACGTGGCCGCGCTGGCCAGCCTGGCCGAACGCCAGCTCGTGTCCGAGGACCAGCTCACCCAGCGGCGCCTGAACCTGGCGCAGACGCGCGGCCAGGTGGGGCAGATCATCGCCGAGATCGCCGAGGCGCAACTGTCCATCGGCGAAACGCAACAGCGCATCATCCAGTTGCAGAACGATTACCGCACGGAGCTTTCCACCGACCTGACCGAATCGCAGAACCTCTACTTCGAGACCGGCGACCGCCTGTTCGCCGTGCGCGACCAGGTGGCCCGCACCCGTATCCTGGCGCCGCTGGAAGGGAAGGTGATCAACATGCAGGTGCACACCGTGGGCGGCGTGGTGCCCCCCGCGCAGCCGATCATGAACATCGTGCCGGAGGACGACAAGCTGATCGTGGAGGCCAAGGTCATGCCCACCGACAGGGACAACGTGAACGTCGGACAGCAGGCGCGCCTGCGGATCACGCCGCTGAACCAGCGGGCGACGCCCGAACTGCTCGGCGAAGTCGTGCTGGTTTCCGCCGACATCCTGACCGACAACGAAGCTCAGCAGCAGTATTACATCGCGCGCATCAGCATCCCCGACTCGGAGTACGTCAAGCTGGGCGACAAGGACATCCGTCCCGGCTTCCCCGTCGAAGTAACCTTCAGCGGAGGCAAGCGCACGATGATGCAATACCTGGCGGAGCCGCTGTTCGGCACCCTCCGCCGCGCCATGAAAGAAGAATGACCACTCCGACTCATACCTGGGTGGGAGGGCGTCTCGCCCTCCTCATACTCACTGTCTGCGCTTTCCTCGCAGCCCCCACCACTTACGCTCAACAAGGCGTTGCCGGCGACGCCCCCTACACCCTGAACGAGGCCTTGCGCGACGCCCTCCAACGCGACCCGCGCATCCGCGCCGCCGGCAGCCGCGTGCAGGAGGCCGGCGAAGAGTTCGCCGAGGCCCGCAGCCTGCGCTTCCCGACCGTCAACCTCACCGGAGGCCGGGGCTACGGCTACAACCGCAACGAGGCCCGCAACATCGGCATCTACGAGGGCGAATCGCGGACTTCGGGCCTGCAGGTCACGCAAACCATCTATTCCTTCGGCCGCATCGGGGCGCGCGAACGCGAGGCCCGCGCGATGATCGAGGCCGCCGGTTTCGATGCCGAGGACGTTCGCCAGTCGGTGCAGCGCGACGCGGCGGTGGCCTACGCGGAGCAGATCTACACGCGCAGGATTCTCAACCGCCGTATCGAGTTCGAAAACCTGGTCGCCGAGCAGGAGACCTCGGTGCGCGAGCAACTGGAGCTGGGCAGGTCCGACCAGACGCAGGTGCACGAAGTGCTGCGCTACCTGCACCAGGCGCGCGCGGAGCGGATCGAGGCCGACACCGCCTACCGCCGCGCGCAATACGAACTGGCGCGGCTTACCGGCGCGATCCGCGAAAACCTCGATGCCGAGGGCTTGGTAATGCTGGACCGGGTGCTGCCCGAGACGCTGGACGCAGCCAAAAACCTGGGGATGGACGGCGCGCCGATTGCCGGCAAGGCACGGCAGAACCTCGTGGTGGCGCGCAGCCGGATGGAATTTCAGCGCTCCGAACTCTGGCCCCAGCTTGAACTGAAGCTCGGCGGCTCCGACGGTTACGTGGGCGAGATCCAGACCCGCGACGCCGACGCGCAACTGATGTTGCGCATGCCGATATTCGAGGGCGGCCGGAAGTTCGCGCGTGTGCGCAAGGCGCGCTACGCGATGGAAGCGGCCGAATACGACATGGACGCCGACCTGGAGCAGCTCGAACTGAACATCATCGTGTCCTGGAACCTGGTCAACGGCCTGGCGCAGGCTTGCGAGGAACTGGAGCGCTCGCTGGAAGATGCCGGCGAGATCGTATCCATCGTGGAAGAGAAGCTGCTGATGGGGCGGGGCACGGTGCTCGATCAGCTCGAGGCCGAAGAGATCGTCGCCCAGACCGACGTGACACTGCTCGAGAAACGCATGGAACTCGCCCAGGCCCGCGTCGGCCTCCTGCGCACCCTCGGCACCCTCCGTCCCGCGTTGTAACCTGGGAGTGGGGGCATGTCCCCCACAGCGTCCCGTCCTCCCCGGCGAAGGCGAGACGCCTTCGCTCCCAGGCCCTCGCTACAGCCTTCGGATCGCGTCGCCGACGCTCACCCGGCCCGACTGCACGATCTTCGCATTGATGCCCCGAAAGCAGTGCTTCTTCCCACGCCGCGAGTTCACGAACTTCATCGCTTCCAGCCCGAACCGGGCCGTGAACTTCTTGCAGCCGAGGTGCGGAATCGCAGTGACCTCGATGACGGCCGATCCCATGGCAAGCCGCGTGCCGGCGGGAAGGTTGTCCTTGCCGAGGTCGAGGTCCACGAAGAACTGATCGCCCGCGAGCGCCCAGCGCTCCCTGGACCTTGCCACGAGCGAGATGACCCGCGAGTTCATGATATTGAGCTGCATCTCCGGATGAGCCGATCCATCGGCCGTCATCCGGCTCCCGCGCGAGCGCCAATTGTCTCCGACGAGTCCCTCGGCGACGTCCAGCTCGCCTGAATCCAACACCTCCCGCTGGTCGGTGTCCGGCCGGCGCACGATCATCGAGACGACCCCGTCGTCTTTGGGTGACGCGAGGATTTCCGGCAGCCCCGCTTCGAGTTCGTCCGCGTTCAGAAAAAGCATGATCCTATTCGTAAGTTTCCAGCAACTCCGCCGTGTGCGCCGTCGTCCAGCAGGGATTGTACGAATACCCCCGGATCACCTCCACCGGCTTGAGCGGCAACAATTCCTCGTTGTCCGAATAACCGAACTCGACGCTGCCTTCTCCGGAAAACACGTTGATCGCGCGCGTGTTGCTGATCCGGTTGCGGATCAACTGTTTCGTGGCCGGCACGCTGGGGCTCATGGCCGGGTAGTAGCGAACCGAGTACAGCCAGCCGAACTTCGGCGCGGCATCGTCGTCCTCGCGTTTCTCCAGGCGGACCGACAGGTCCACGATGCGATAGCCCTCGCGGTCCACGACGCCCCTCAGGTTCGAGCCCACGCCCAGCGGCCTGATCACGGGATGGTTGGGCGGGATATGGGTCAGGTGAATGCGGGCGATCTTCTTCGGCCAGCCCATGAAGTTGCCGAAAGTCATCGACCAGTCCTTCGACACCCACATCGCGTTCATGAAGGTGCCGGGCTCGCCCTTGTACGAGCACCGCAAGCCCACCACGCCTTCGGTGTAGCGGGTGCGTTCGGGATTGTCATAGACGAGTTCCGGGTTGTCGCCCGGCACGCACACCAGTTCGTCCACGATCGCGAAGGCGCGGCCGGTGGGATCCGGCTCCAGCGGCGCCGGCAGGTAGCGCGCCACCTGTTCGGGGTCGGCGCGGTAGTCCACAAACAGGAAGTGTCCGCCGTAATGGTGCGGCGTGGGCGTGACCAGCGCCGCCTTGCCCTCCGGCGAGAGGGGATTGCTGTAGCCCTTTAGGTTGAGTTTCCGCATGTTGTACTCCTGGGAGCGAGGGCGTCCCGCCCTCGACAATACCCGCTTTTTTTGTGGAGGGCGGGACGCCGCGAGGGTCATGCCCTCGCTCCCGGGCTAGGTATCCGCTAACTCGGCGAGGATTTCTTCGGTGTGCTGGCCGGCGGTGGGCACGTCGCGGAACAGCGTCGGGCGGCTGCCGCCCACGGACACCGGCAGCGCCGGCAGGGAAGCCTTTTCGCCCGCGTATTCGCCGTCCGGCACGGTCACTTCAAGCAGCCCGCCGGAAGCCGTCAGGTGGGCGTCGTCGAACAGGTCCTCGGGCCGGGTGATGGGCGCGAACGGCAGGCCCGCCTGCGCGCATCGCTCCATCAGTTCGGCCGGCGTCATGGCCGCGAAGGTCTCCTTGATCTTGGGGATGAATTCGTCGCGGCGCGCCACCCGCCCGGAGTTGGTCTTGAGGTTCTCGTCGGCGCCCAGATCGTGCAGCTCGAAGGCCTCGCAGAACCGCACCCACTGCACGTCGCTCACGACGCCCACGAAGATCTGCTCACCAGTCTTCGTGGCGAACACCTCGTAGATGGCCCAGGCCGAAACCCGCGCCGGCATCGGCGTTGCCGCGGTGCCGGTCACGGCCTTCTGCGCCATGTGCTGACCCACGAGGAACACCGCGCTCTCGTAGAGCGTGGCCACGACCTCGCAGCCGCGCCCGGTGCGCTCGCGCTCGTGCAGCGCCGCCAGCACGCCCAGCGAGCCGAACATCCCGCCCTGCACGTCGATCACCGAGGCCCCGGCGCGCAGCGGCTTGCCCGGCGGCCCGGTCATGTAGGCCAGCCCCCCCATCATCTGCGCCACTTCATCCAGCGCCGCGCGGTTCTCGTACGGACCCGCCTGAAAGCCCTTTTCGGTGCAGTAGATCAGGCGCGGATTGCGCTTCGACAGCGTCTCGTAGTCCAGCCCCAGGCGCGCCATCGCCCCGGGCCGGAAGTTCTGTACCAGCACGTCCGAGCGGTCGGCGAGCTTGAGCGCCGCGTCCATGCCCTCCGGCGACTTCAGGTTCAGACAGATGCTCCGCTTGTTGCGGTTGTACATCGGGAAGTAACCCGCGCCCGAGCCCGGCAGCCTTCGGGTCGGATCGCCGCCCGGCGGCTCCACCTTGATCACGTCCGCCCCCAGGTCCGCCAGCACCAGCCCGCACGCCGGCCCCATCACCATGTGCGTAAGCTCCAGGACCTTCAGCCCCGCCAGCGGCCTGCATTCACCCGTATTCACAGCCCGGCAGCGTACCGCGTTTCCCGCCGCCCGCGCAACCACCTGCCGCCGACTCCCCCCGATCGATCGCGCGTGATAGGCTTGCCCTGCCACGGGGAAGAGAACACACGGTGCATTCATGCATACGCGTGCGCGTCCTTGAGACCACGGCATATCGCCCGCCCCGCTCTTTCCACTCACTTCTCAAGGAACTTCACTATGAAACAAATGATGATTGCCGTGGCTCTGCTTTCATTGAT
The sequence above is drawn from the Gammaproteobacteria bacterium genome and encodes:
- a CDS encoding type I secretion system permease/ATPase, producing MSKQPEKSNDAERPATPLRAALSKYRGGFIAIAVFSSLVNILMLVSPVYMLQMYDRVLTSASAETLLMLTLIAVFLLACFGLLEWVRQRLMQRIGLALGLNMANDVLTSAFRSNLASQGQAASQPVRDIDNIRQFMGSPTIFAFFDIPWTPIFTAVIFMFHPLMGAVAVFGAVVIFTLGILAEFRSRLPMRAAAMEGLQSHQLLESSMRNSDALKAMGMFDGLLGRWQGRHRRSASFQSAASGRLSVLLSATKAFRFSVQVGMLGTGAYLVLGGDLTPGMMIAGSIIMGRALAPIEQGIGAWRGFVGARQAWRRVNALLENFGDEDQGPGTELPRPAGKVEAENVTVVPPGAEVPVVNGVSFTLEPGSITGLIGPSGSGKSSLASVMMGVWQPVEGAVRLDGAEIDGWPDRLRLKHFGYLPQTVELFDGTVAENISRLEEPDDEGVIGAAQRAGCHEVIMRLAKNYTTPIGAGGRGLSAGQRQRVALARALYGDPAYVVLDEPDSNLDSEGQEVLGKVLEALKERSITTVLITHNVRLLRRVDQIGVMQEGKIVNFGPRDEVLGQFGAARPQAARPAQAPAAPAAPARPIQVKYTQ
- a CDS encoding HlyD family type I secretion periplasmic adaptor subunit; protein product: MNIQVQSAPDNWRTKLLAFLTRILETPPKIEDNESIDPLKDRAMWIGGTVVSVALGSFILWGSLAPLAQGVVAMGLVEVDGENKTVQHLEGGIVKILHVREGDNVAAGDPLLELDDTKPRAEQELLEARYYSALAQIDRLNAELYGREEVVFSSEFERLVGDPRIEEIKQAQVDLFKERRGQHAGEIEILKGRVEQLGEQVNGLTARRDAARQEQELLEKDVAALASLAERQLVSEDQLTQRRLNLAQTRGQVGQIIAEIAEAQLSIGETQQRIIQLQNDYRTELSTDLTESQNLYFETGDRLFAVRDQVARTRILAPLEGKVINMQVHTVGGVVPPAQPIMNIVPEDDKLIVEAKVMPTDRDNVNVGQQARLRITPLNQRATPELLGEVVLVSADILTDNEAQQQYYIARISIPDSEYVKLGDKDIRPGFPVEVTFSGGKRTMMQYLAEPLFGTLRRAMKEE
- a CDS encoding MOSC domain-containing protein, which encodes MLFLNADELEAGLPEILASPKDDGVVSMIVRRPDTDQREVLDSGELDVAEGLVGDNWRSRGSRMTADGSAHPEMQLNIMNSRVISLVARSRERWALAGDQFFVDLDLGKDNLPAGTRLAMGSAVIEVTAIPHLGCKKFTARFGLEAMKFVNSRRGKKHCFRGINAKIVQSGRVSVGDAIRRL
- a CDS encoding CoA transferase codes for the protein MNAPCVLFPVAGQAYHARSIGGSRRQVVARAAGNAVRCRAVNTGECRPLAGLKVLELTHMVMGPACGLVLADLGADVIKVEPPGGDPTRRLPGSGAGYFPMYNRNKRSICLNLKSPEGMDAALKLADRSDVLVQNFRPGAMARLGLDYETLSKRNPRLIYCTEKGFQAGPYENRAALDEVAQMMGGLAYMTGPPGKPLRAGASVIDVQGGMFGSLGVLAALHERERTGRGCEVVATLYESAVFLVGQHMAQKAVTGTAATPMPARVSAWAIYEVFATKTGEQIFVGVVSDVQWVRFCEAFELHDLGADENLKTNSGRVARRDEFIPKIKETFAAMTPAELMERCAQAGLPFAPITRPEDLFDDAHLTASGGLLEVTVPDGEYAGEKASLPALPVSVGGSRPTLFRDVPTAGQHTEEILAELADT